A part of Longimicrobiales bacterium genomic DNA contains:
- a CDS encoding NAD-glutamate dehydrogenase domain-containing protein, with protein MSTSERRGVVDMEPIGGSEGPAVSLLDAVATELRERAGPGEAALLVRFGELFLADATAEFFAERSATTVASLVMSAFRHMQAAAPAGARVSVLSPEQEQEPWSAPVTVIRTHAAEAPFIVSTIREYLHDRQLQVEHFLHPVLKVVRGADGAIVSIAPGSAGAPLESIVHCEIARLAETAVNDVRAGLQSSLDDVVAVTTDFRPIMDALTRSTTMLEESIHRLPGRESETREAREFLRWLRPNFVFLACCDSGTVAVAGGNSERASSNLSLGLARQPEWADRIRDATERPPQPEASAAEGAPMSSDGVHRWPPRLLTVTQTDAESTVHRRVRMHTVAVRTVDAQNRILGERHFLGLFRARAYQEEAEHIPILRHKLGLVLHASGWREDSHNYREAIKIFNSMPKEELFLATAVDIGREIEAILTQYYTHEVKVMLRPDPTGRTVSVMVIMPRDRYSGRARRGIQTELMRQLNATLLNTNLVMGGGEQARLHFQFAASPDRLKDVSPAQIEQRVRSLIQTWADVLEVRLARTHSPEDAHRQAQRWGSAFSEGYQAATEPEDAVADIEAIEAMEAAGRAVDLRLSHAEPAGGERVTRLTVYMRGTRLVLSDVMPGLENAGLRVLSMSPFEATGDGGATFIYIFAVQDAARQPIDLDARGAVLAELLLAVGAGETTSDGLNALVLHAGLAWREVDVLRAYCEYAFQLKLAPARVALSGALRKHPHAARLLVAMFIQKFDPHASTDPAEREERFDSLCGEFMAALENVTSLAEDRALRHLLALLRATVRTNYFLNGGAHPTRTSGGVPYISIKIMSEQLQSLVPSRLRAEVWVQSARMAGVHLRRGPVSRGGLRHSDRPDDLRTEVLGLVRTQSVKNCVIVPAGSKGGFVVRRHRSDPQAAAAEVVAQYRTLIRGLLDVTDNLGEQGVMRPADLVVHDGPDPYLVVAADKGTAKFSDVANEVAAEYRFWLGDAFASGGSNGYDHKGVGITARGAWVCVRRHFRELGIDTQTEPFTVVGIGDMSGDVFGNGMLLSPEIRLIAAFDHRHIFVDPTPDAAASFAERQRLFELGRSSWLDYDASLLSEGGFIVPRGIKSIELQPAAAAALGVADNERRMDGETLVRSVLRAPVDLLWNGGIGTYVKAPEERHADAGDSANDAVRIDASDLRCRVLGEGGNLGLTQRARVRFALNGGLCYTDAIDNSGGVDMSDREVNLKILLNAAISEGRLEADARNRLLHELTDAVTERVLEDNRSQSLAISLDVRRAAEGFEDFHGLMVAFERNRVMDRAGEALPTLEDLSERRAHGQSLTRPELAVLLAYAKLTLKPALIAGSVLDDPAMNEYLLSYFPADAVEVAGTDALSGHRLRRDIIATQLANEMIDLMGVTFLHRLTRDTGQSEAAAARAWFIASRLSGAPELRAQLATLEGRLPADVIYRWLLGLARVLERTTRWILANVDASAPIDDVIEQYLDGLRELRGDFRAIVVGADRDLFEARVAEARALTERDDLAASIITLRFFDQLMEILTVARESGRSAVRVGRSYYLASELLGVPRLREAIFDAAGDSRWDQRVAQSLDEDLGRAHRALTTAAVSAGGDDEPVDDLIARVAARNAPMLDAYRALLDDIASDDRPSLAALIIAVRELGAYST; from the coding sequence ATGAGCACGTCCGAGAGGCGTGGGGTAGTGGACATGGAACCGATCGGCGGATCGGAAGGACCCGCCGTTTCATTGCTCGATGCAGTTGCGACGGAATTACGCGAACGTGCCGGCCCTGGTGAGGCGGCTCTGCTGGTGCGTTTCGGCGAGCTTTTTCTGGCCGACGCGACAGCGGAGTTCTTCGCCGAGCGCAGTGCCACGACGGTCGCATCGCTCGTAATGTCCGCATTCCGCCACATGCAGGCTGCGGCGCCGGCCGGGGCGCGGGTGAGCGTGTTGAGCCCGGAGCAGGAACAGGAGCCATGGAGCGCGCCCGTTACGGTGATACGGACGCACGCGGCGGAAGCACCGTTCATTGTGAGCACCATCCGGGAATACCTGCACGACCGACAGCTCCAGGTCGAGCATTTCCTGCACCCCGTATTGAAGGTGGTACGCGGCGCCGACGGCGCGATCGTTTCGATCGCGCCCGGCTCTGCGGGCGCACCGCTCGAGTCCATCGTGCACTGCGAGATCGCGCGTCTCGCCGAGACTGCGGTGAACGATGTCCGTGCAGGCCTCCAGTCCAGCCTCGATGACGTGGTGGCGGTGACGACGGATTTCCGGCCGATCATGGACGCCCTGACCCGGTCGACCACGATGCTGGAGGAATCGATCCACCGGCTGCCCGGCCGCGAGTCGGAGACGCGCGAGGCCCGTGAGTTCCTGCGCTGGCTGCGGCCCAACTTCGTGTTCCTGGCCTGTTGCGACTCGGGCACGGTCGCCGTCGCTGGTGGCAACAGCGAGAGAGCGTCATCGAATCTGAGCCTGGGCCTGGCGCGCCAGCCGGAATGGGCGGACCGCATACGGGACGCGACCGAACGTCCACCCCAGCCGGAAGCGTCGGCGGCCGAGGGCGCACCCATGTCGAGCGATGGCGTGCACCGCTGGCCGCCGCGCCTGCTGACCGTGACGCAGACGGATGCCGAATCGACCGTCCACCGGCGCGTGCGCATGCATACCGTGGCGGTGCGTACGGTGGACGCGCAGAACCGCATTCTCGGCGAGCGCCATTTCCTGGGCCTGTTCCGAGCGCGGGCCTACCAGGAGGAGGCGGAGCACATCCCGATCCTCCGTCACAAGCTTGGACTCGTCCTTCATGCATCGGGCTGGCGCGAGGACTCGCACAACTATCGCGAGGCAATCAAGATCTTCAACTCGATGCCGAAGGAGGAGCTCTTCCTGGCGACGGCCGTCGACATCGGCCGCGAGATCGAAGCCATCCTGACGCAGTACTACACGCATGAAGTGAAGGTCATGCTGCGGCCTGACCCGACCGGTCGAACGGTTTCGGTCATGGTCATCATGCCCCGCGACCGCTACTCGGGACGTGCGCGGCGCGGCATTCAGACCGAGCTGATGCGCCAGCTCAACGCAACGCTCCTGAACACGAACCTGGTGATGGGCGGCGGTGAGCAGGCGCGGCTGCACTTCCAGTTCGCCGCCTCGCCCGACCGGCTGAAGGATGTGTCGCCCGCGCAGATCGAGCAGCGCGTGCGGTCCCTGATCCAGACCTGGGCGGATGTGCTCGAGGTCCGCCTCGCGCGCACTCACTCGCCGGAGGACGCACACCGCCAGGCGCAACGATGGGGTTCGGCGTTCAGTGAAGGATATCAGGCCGCCACGGAGCCGGAAGACGCGGTCGCCGATATCGAAGCGATCGAAGCCATGGAAGCCGCCGGTCGCGCGGTCGACCTGCGGCTGAGCCATGCGGAGCCCGCGGGCGGTGAGCGCGTGACACGCCTGACCGTCTACATGCGCGGCACACGCCTGGTGCTGTCCGACGTCATGCCCGGCCTCGAGAATGCCGGCCTGCGTGTCCTTTCGATGAGCCCGTTCGAAGCGACGGGCGACGGCGGCGCGACGTTCATCTATATCTTCGCGGTCCAGGACGCCGCCCGGCAGCCCATCGATCTCGATGCGCGCGGCGCCGTCCTCGCCGAATTGCTGCTGGCCGTCGGTGCGGGCGAGACCACGAGCGACGGCCTCAATGCGCTCGTGCTTCATGCCGGCCTGGCGTGGCGTGAGGTCGACGTGCTCCGCGCGTACTGCGAGTACGCCTTCCAGCTGAAGCTGGCACCGGCGCGTGTGGCACTGTCAGGCGCGCTCCGCAAGCATCCGCACGCGGCACGGCTGCTGGTGGCGATGTTCATCCAGAAGTTCGATCCGCACGCCTCGACGGATCCGGCCGAGCGGGAGGAACGCTTCGACTCGCTCTGCGGCGAGTTCATGGCTGCGCTCGAGAACGTGACGTCGCTTGCCGAGGACCGTGCGCTGCGGCATCTGCTCGCCCTGCTGCGCGCCACCGTGCGCACCAACTACTTCCTGAACGGCGGCGCACACCCCACCCGCACGTCCGGCGGCGTTCCGTACATTTCCATCAAGATCATGAGCGAGCAGCTGCAGTCGCTCGTGCCAAGCCGGCTGCGTGCCGAAGTCTGGGTGCAGTCGGCCCGCATGGCCGGCGTGCACCTGCGCCGCGGCCCCGTCTCGCGCGGCGGGCTCCGCCACAGCGACCGGCCGGATGACCTGCGCACCGAAGTGCTCGGTCTCGTGCGCACCCAGTCCGTGAAGAATTGCGTGATCGTGCCGGCGGGCTCGAAGGGCGGCTTCGTCGTGCGGCGCCACCGCTCCGATCCGCAGGCGGCTGCGGCTGAAGTGGTGGCTCAGTACCGCACGCTGATCCGCGGCTTGCTCGATGTCACCGACAACCTCGGCGAGCAGGGTGTCATGCGGCCCGCCGACCTGGTCGTGCATGACGGCCCGGACCCGTATCTCGTCGTCGCTGCCGACAAGGGCACGGCAAAGTTCTCCGACGTGGCGAATGAGGTCGCGGCCGAGTACAGATTCTGGCTAGGCGATGCGTTCGCATCGGGCGGCTCCAACGGCTACGACCACAAGGGTGTGGGCATCACCGCCCGCGGCGCGTGGGTGTGCGTGCGTCGCCACTTCCGCGAGCTCGGTATCGATACCCAGACTGAGCCGTTCACCGTCGTCGGCATCGGTGACATGAGCGGTGATGTGTTCGGCAACGGCATGCTGCTCTCGCCCGAGATCCGGCTGATTGCCGCGTTCGACCATCGCCACATCTTCGTCGACCCGACGCCCGACGCGGCGGCGTCATTCGCCGAACGGCAGCGCCTCTTCGAGCTCGGCCGCTCGAGCTGGCTCGACTACGATGCATCGCTCCTCAGCGAGGGAGGCTTCATCGTGCCGCGCGGCATCAAGTCCATCGAGCTGCAGCCAGCCGCGGCCGCCGCACTCGGCGTGGCCGACAATGAACGCCGCATGGACGGTGAAACGCTCGTGCGCTCCGTACTGCGCGCGCCCGTCGACCTGCTGTGGAACGGCGGCATCGGTACGTACGTGAAGGCCCCGGAGGAGCGGCACGCCGACGCGGGCGACAGTGCCAACGACGCCGTACGTATCGACGCATCGGACCTGCGCTGCCGCGTGCTCGGCGAGGGTGGCAATCTCGGGCTGACCCAGAGGGCTCGCGTCCGCTTCGCGCTGAACGGCGGCCTCTGCTATACCGATGCAATCGACAATTCCGGCGGCGTCGACATGTCCGACCGCGAAGTCAACCTGAAGATCCTGCTGAATGCAGCCATTTCGGAGGGCCGCCTCGAAGCGGACGCACGCAACCGGCTGTTGCACGAGCTCACCGATGCCGTTACCGAACGCGTGCTCGAAGACAACAGGTCGCAGAGCCTTGCGATCTCCCTCGATGTTCGCCGTGCCGCCGAAGGATTCGAGGATTTCCACGGCCTGATGGTCGCGTTCGAGCGTAACCGCGTGATGGATCGCGCAGGCGAAGCGCTGCCGACGCTGGAGGATCTGAGTGAGCGGCGCGCCCACGGGCAGTCGCTCACCCGTCCGGAGCTGGCCGTACTGCTCGCGTACGCGAAACTCACGCTCAAGCCAGCGCTCATCGCCGGCAGCGTCCTCGACGATCCCGCCATGAACGAGTACCTGCTCAGCTACTTCCCGGCCGACGCCGTGGAAGTCGCGGGCACGGACGCGCTCTCGGGGCACCGTCTGCGGCGTGACATCATCGCCACGCAGCTGGCGAACGAGATGATCGATCTGATGGGCGTCACGTTCCTGCATCGCCTCACCCGCGACACGGGGCAGAGCGAAGCGGCCGCGGCGCGTGCCTGGTTCATCGCTTCACGTCTTTCGGGTGCACCGGAGCTGCGCGCACAGCTCGCCACACTCGAGGGGCGGCTGCCGGCTGACGTCATCTATCGCTGGCTGCTCGGCCTTGCCCGGGTCCTCGAACGCACCACGCGCTGGATCCTGGCCAATGTCGACGCCAGCGCACCGATCGACGATGTCATTGAGCAATATCTCGATGGTCTGCGTGAGCTGCGCGGTGACTTCCGCGCGATCGTGGTGGGAGCGGACCGGGATCTGTTCGAGGCGCGCGTTGCGGAAGCGCGCGCGCTGACGGAGCGCGACGACCTGGCAGCGTCCATCATCACGCTGCGCTTCTTCGACCAGCTCATGGAGATACTGACCGTCGCCCGGGAGTCCGGGCGTTCCGCCGTGCGAGTCGGCCGCAGCTACTACCTCGCCTCCGAGCTCCTCGGTGTGCCGCGCCTGCGCGAGGCGATCTTCGACGCCGCCGGCGACAGCCGCTGGGACCAGCGTGTAGCGCAGTCGCTCGATGAGGACCTCGGCCGCGCACACCGTGCGCTGACCACGGCTGCGGTGAGCGCGGGCGGCGATGACGAGCCGGTCGATGACCTCATCGCCCGTGTCGCCGCCCGCAATGCGCCGATGCTCGACGCATACCGCGCACTGCTCGACGACATCGCCTCCGATGATCGGCCGTCGCTGGCCGCGCTCATCATTGCAGTGCGCGAGCTCGGAGCCTACTCGACGTAG
- a CDS encoding polymer-forming cytoskeletal protein: MWKKDDMPETASTPRQETPSGYERSAPPRATGERATIGRSITINGEVSGDEDLLIQGRVDGSVNLKQHSVTVGPEGEVKANITARVVMVDGRVEGNIKAEEQVVLRSSALVEGDIAAPRVVLEDGARFRGGVDMGESLDRARAATAQSSSQARPATAGEAPKAGTPAGGEKSAGVTGGAPQAAAPGASR; the protein is encoded by the coding sequence ATGTGGAAGAAGGATGACATGCCCGAGACGGCGTCGACCCCACGACAGGAGACACCATCGGGATACGAGCGAAGCGCGCCGCCCCGGGCCACGGGGGAACGTGCGACGATCGGCCGCTCCATCACGATCAACGGGGAAGTGAGCGGCGACGAAGACCTCCTGATCCAGGGTCGCGTGGATGGCTCGGTGAACCTCAAGCAGCACTCCGTCACGGTCGGCCCCGAAGGCGAGGTCAAGGCGAACATTACCGCGCGCGTCGTCATGGTGGATGGACGGGTGGAAGGCAATATCAAGGCGGAGGAGCAGGTAGTACTGCGGAGTTCCGCACTCGTGGAAGGCGACATCGCCGCGCCGCGCGTCGTCCTGGAGGATGGAGCGCGCTTCCGCGGCGGCGTGGACATGGGTGAGTCGCTGGACCGCGCGCGCGCGGCGACAGCGCAGTCGAGCTCACAGGCACGCCCGGCGACCGCCGGTGAAGCACCGAAAGCAGGTACCCCGGCCGGCGGGGAGAAGTCTGCGGGTGTGACGGGCGGAGCGCCCCAGGCGGCGGCGCCCGGAGCCTCACGCTGA
- a CDS encoding glycoside hydrolase family 15 protein — protein sequence MRWIRDSVYKPISRYGVIGDTRTAALIGADGAIDWCCFPRFDSPSVFGAILDNEKGGRFRVCPVGDYTSTQRYFPLTNILVTSFHLHDGSGAFEVLDVMPSPDGHIPLAAPHEINRRVRGLHGRARVEVTFEPRFDYARAATHVQACNGGVLASGGSETLSLTSPDALDWSVDDAAGSASAEFEVHPGVDRWLVLRWNVEGVRAVEAADCQRKLEATASYWNEWAGNLRCAGLYRAEVERSALALKLLFYEPTGAVVAAPTTALPEEIGGVRNWDYRYCWLRDAAFTLSAFNIVGLHDEARRFVQYLHWVAGKSDGPLQIMYGIGGEMELDEHELTHLSGYRDSRPVRIGNGAHSQLQLDIYGELLAAVSLWHEQHLVDEEFWQLLITIVDWVADNWQRPDSSIWEIRAEPRHYVYSKVMCWVALDRAIHMAGELGAPPRLEHWRAQRAAIHEQVLERGWDEERGTFVQSYGSSALDAANLLIGVYGFLPGDDPRMKGTIAATLRELTRDGMLYRYTSEDGLPGQEGVFSICTFWLADALVLSGDVEAGERVFRRMLRFANPLGLYSEQIDPRTGDFLGNFPQAFTHIALINTARLLERG from the coding sequence ATGCGTTGGATCCGCGACAGTGTCTACAAGCCGATCTCCCGTTACGGTGTGATCGGCGATACCCGCACCGCGGCGCTCATTGGCGCTGACGGCGCGATCGACTGGTGCTGTTTTCCGCGGTTCGATTCACCGAGTGTGTTCGGCGCCATTCTCGACAACGAAAAAGGCGGCCGTTTCCGCGTGTGCCCGGTCGGCGACTACACCTCGACGCAGCGCTACTTTCCGCTCACCAACATTCTCGTAACGAGCTTTCACCTGCACGACGGCTCCGGCGCCTTCGAGGTCCTCGACGTGATGCCGTCGCCAGACGGCCACATTCCGCTCGCGGCGCCACACGAGATTAACCGGCGTGTGCGCGGGCTGCACGGGAGAGCGCGCGTCGAGGTGACGTTCGAACCGCGGTTCGATTACGCGCGCGCAGCTACGCACGTGCAGGCCTGCAACGGCGGCGTACTCGCCAGCGGCGGTTCGGAAACGCTGTCACTCACGTCGCCCGACGCACTGGACTGGAGCGTGGACGACGCTGCCGGTTCCGCGTCTGCCGAATTCGAGGTACATCCGGGCGTCGATCGCTGGCTGGTGCTTCGGTGGAATGTCGAGGGCGTACGTGCGGTGGAGGCGGCCGACTGTCAGCGCAAGCTGGAAGCGACGGCATCGTACTGGAACGAATGGGCCGGCAACCTGCGCTGCGCCGGTCTGTATCGTGCCGAAGTGGAGCGCAGCGCGCTCGCGCTCAAGCTGCTGTTCTACGAGCCGACAGGCGCCGTGGTCGCTGCGCCAACGACGGCGCTGCCGGAGGAGATCGGCGGAGTCCGCAACTGGGACTACCGGTACTGCTGGCTGCGCGACGCGGCGTTCACGCTGTCGGCATTCAACATTGTCGGCCTGCATGATGAGGCCCGCCGATTCGTGCAGTACCTGCACTGGGTCGCAGGCAAGTCGGATGGCCCGCTCCAGATCATGTACGGCATCGGCGGCGAGATGGAGCTCGACGAGCATGAGCTCACTCATCTCTCCGGCTACCGGGACTCGCGGCCGGTACGCATCGGCAATGGCGCGCACTCACAGCTGCAGCTCGACATCTACGGCGAGCTGCTCGCTGCCGTGTCCCTGTGGCACGAGCAGCACCTCGTCGATGAGGAGTTCTGGCAGCTCCTGATCACGATTGTCGACTGGGTGGCCGACAACTGGCAGCGACCGGACTCCAGCATCTGGGAGATCCGTGCAGAGCCGCGCCATTACGTCTACAGCAAGGTCATGTGCTGGGTGGCGCTGGACCGCGCCATACACATGGCGGGCGAGCTCGGCGCGCCGCCGCGGCTCGAGCACTGGCGCGCACAGCGCGCTGCGATTCACGAGCAGGTCCTCGAACGCGGCTGGGATGAGGAGCGCGGGACTTTCGTGCAGTCCTACGGCAGCTCCGCGCTCGACGCGGCCAACCTGCTGATCGGGGTCTACGGATTCCTGCCGGGCGATGATCCGCGGATGAAGGGGACGATCGCGGCGACGCTGCGCGAGCTCACGCGCGACGGCATGCTGTACCGCTACACCTCCGAGGACGGCCTGCCGGGACAGGAGGGCGTGTTCTCGATCTGTACGTTCTGGCTGGCCGATGCGCTCGTGCTGTCGGGCGATGTGGAGGCCGGCGAGCGTGTCTTTCGACGCATGCTCCGGTTCGCCAATCCGCTCGGCCTCTACAGCGAGCAGATCGATCCGCGCACGGGCGACTTCCTCGGTAATTTCCCGCAGGCGTTCACCCACATCGCTCTCATCAACACGGCGCGGCTGCTCGAGCGTGGTTGA
- a CDS encoding zinc-dependent metalloprotease: MRAHLLVLAGALAIGGCASSAAQTPAPTPRGGAAQAQDSAAGGRGAPRIRPYSSVVTNDAETARGMFIVHRVNDKLLFEIPRNELGKDQLAVGRYARAAAPTGGQGGGFGAYGGDRFVTRTLRWDRDGNRIILRTPSYSIIADPDSAIYSAVESTNYPPIISVFNIEAWGPDSAAVIDVTRLFTSAVPELQAIQGNVDSNRSYIERVLAFPDNIGIEATQTGQQPAPQGGGGGGGGGGGGARPAMSVLGHWSIVRLPEDPMMPRLFDERVGFFSNTRMDFSQPDHRAAERRYIVRYRLECSDRREGDLCYPVKPITYYVDPATPDWMKPYVRAGIVEWQSAFEEAGFKDGIVAGEVPAGDPNWSPEDVRHTMIRWLPSPTENAQGPNVHDPRTGEILNGSVRMFHNIMNLQRSWYFTQASPLDPRAQRLPFPDSLMGRLVQFVVAHEIGHTIGLQHDQIGSSTYPADSVRSRTWVERMGHSPSIMDYSRFNYVAQPEDSIPVEHLVPRVGPYDEYAIMWGYKPIPGADSPDEEKRVLEQWSRMQDTIPWYRFSSNNEFGGTGTQSEAVGDADPVKSTELGFRNIRRVMNFVQNVATRPMSDNTDLDELYNRTVSQWATEANHVATLIGGGRVQYKTGGQPGPVYTPIPRSEQVAAVRFLNENVFDTPEYLIRPEIGARIEAGGMVNRINSAQARPLSTLLNDDRMERLLEWEGVADTRGSVYTLAAMLGDVRDGIWSELDASRPVIDVFRRGLQNRYLDQMDRKLNPPPPSPNASPFGPGGGASGPSEDVKSHVRGELVTLREDLRRAAARATDRPTQLHIQGAIYRIGEILDPSS, encoded by the coding sequence ATGAGAGCACACCTACTGGTACTCGCAGGAGCACTCGCCATCGGCGGGTGCGCATCCAGCGCGGCGCAGACGCCCGCGCCCACCCCTCGCGGCGGAGCCGCCCAGGCACAGGACTCGGCGGCGGGCGGACGCGGTGCCCCGCGGATCCGTCCCTACAGCAGCGTAGTCACGAACGACGCGGAGACGGCGCGGGGCATGTTCATCGTGCACCGTGTGAACGACAAGCTGCTGTTCGAGATCCCGCGCAACGAGCTGGGCAAGGACCAGCTGGCGGTGGGCCGGTACGCCCGTGCCGCGGCACCGACGGGCGGACAGGGCGGGGGCTTCGGCGCGTACGGTGGCGATCGATTCGTCACGCGGACGCTCCGCTGGGACCGTGACGGGAACCGCATCATTCTGCGGACGCCGTCCTACAGCATCATTGCCGACCCGGACTCGGCGATCTACAGCGCGGTGGAGAGCACGAACTATCCGCCGATCATCAGTGTGTTCAACATCGAGGCGTGGGGGCCGGACAGCGCGGCAGTGATCGACGTGACGCGGCTGTTCACTTCGGCCGTTCCGGAGCTCCAGGCGATCCAGGGCAACGTGGACTCGAACCGTTCGTACATCGAGCGGGTGCTGGCATTCCCGGACAACATCGGTATCGAAGCCACGCAGACGGGCCAGCAGCCCGCGCCGCAGGGTGGCGGTGGTGGCGGCGGTGGCGGTGGCGGCGGTGCTCGCCCGGCGATGAGCGTGCTCGGGCACTGGAGCATCGTGCGCCTGCCGGAGGACCCGATGATGCCGCGGCTGTTCGATGAGCGGGTCGGCTTCTTCTCGAACACGCGCATGGATTTCAGCCAGCCCGACCATCGCGCGGCAGAGCGTCGCTACATCGTCCGTTACCGGCTGGAGTGCAGCGATCGGCGCGAGGGCGACCTGTGCTATCCGGTCAAGCCGATCACGTACTACGTGGACCCGGCGACGCCGGACTGGATGAAGCCGTACGTGCGTGCGGGCATCGTGGAGTGGCAGTCGGCGTTCGAGGAGGCGGGCTTCAAGGATGGCATCGTGGCCGGTGAGGTTCCGGCGGGCGACCCGAACTGGTCGCCGGAGGACGTTCGCCACACGATGATCCGGTGGCTGCCGTCGCCGACGGAGAACGCGCAGGGGCCGAACGTGCATGACCCGCGCACGGGCGAGATCCTGAACGGGTCGGTTCGCATGTTCCACAACATCATGAATCTGCAGCGGTCGTGGTACTTCACGCAGGCGTCGCCACTGGACCCGCGGGCGCAGCGTCTGCCGTTCCCGGACTCGCTGATGGGGCGGCTGGTGCAGTTCGTGGTGGCGCACGAGATCGGCCACACAATCGGCCTCCAGCACGACCAGATCGGCAGCTCGACGTACCCGGCGGACAGCGTGCGCAGCCGCACGTGGGTGGAGCGGATGGGCCACAGTCCGAGCATCATGGACTACTCGCGTTTCAACTACGTCGCGCAGCCGGAGGACAGCATCCCGGTCGAGCATCTGGTGCCGCGTGTCGGACCGTACGACGAGTATGCGATCATGTGGGGGTACAAGCCGATCCCGGGCGCCGACTCGCCGGACGAGGAGAAGCGGGTGCTGGAGCAGTGGTCGCGGATGCAGGACACCATCCCGTGGTACCGCTTCTCGTCGAACAATGAGTTCGGTGGAACCGGCACGCAGAGCGAGGCGGTGGGCGACGCGGATCCGGTGAAGTCCACGGAGCTGGGATTCCGCAACATCCGGCGCGTGATGAACTTCGTGCAGAACGTCGCGACCCGGCCCATGTCGGACAACACCGATCTGGACGAGCTGTACAATCGCACGGTGTCGCAGTGGGCGACGGAGGCGAACCACGTGGCCACGCTGATCGGCGGCGGGCGCGTGCAGTACAAGACAGGTGGACAGCCGGGTCCGGTGTATACGCCGATCCCGCGGTCGGAGCAGGTCGCTGCCGTGCGCTTCCTGAACGAGAACGTTTTCGATACGCCGGAATACCTGATCCGCCCGGAGATCGGTGCGCGCATCGAGGCGGGCGGGATGGTGAACCGCATCAACAGCGCGCAGGCGCGGCCGCTGAGCACGCTGCTCAATGATGATCGGATGGAGCGGCTGCTCGAGTGGGAGGGCGTCGCCGATACGCGCGGGAGCGTCTATACCCTGGCGGCGATGCTGGGCGATGTGCGCGACGGCATCTGGTCGGAGCTCGACGCGTCACGGCCCGTGATCGATGTGTTCCGGCGCGGCCTTCAGAACCGGTATCTCGATCAGATGGACCGGAAGCTGAACCCGCCGCCGCCGAGCCCCAACGCATCGCCGTTCGGACCGGGCGGTGGCGCTTCGGGTCCGTCGGAGGACGTGAAGTCGCACGTGCGCGGTGAGCTGGTCACGCTGCGCGAGGATCTCCGCCGCGCGGCGGCACGGGCAACGGATCGCCCGACGCAGCTGCATATCCAGGGTGCGATCTACCGCATCGGTGAGATCCTGGATCCGTCCAGCTGA